The window GGGTTAGAACTTACAGAATTCCAGGCTTCTTGCACCACATCAGGGAACTCTCTTTCCCTTAGCCATCGTGCCTCAAAACGTTTGGTGTGGCCGTTCCCTTCACCCAACTGAGTATAGTAATCTGTATCGACACATATTGGGCGACGGTCAGAGTGATTGTAATTCAGATTCTACAAAGCTGCTGGCGGATACAAAGTTGCCCAACCATCATTTATTGGTCCCCTATCCAGTCGCTCTCTTATACGGCCTCTCTGCCAAGTAAAACGATCGCCGATATATCTCATATCCCGCAGCTCACAATCGTCAATGGCCGACTGGAATGCGTGCATGTACTATGGCGGTCTTGGGTTGCCTCCTTCTTTCTCACTCAAAAACTGAATTTCATTGAAGTCCCCAATAAGGAGCCATGGtaaattgttgttatgatgcagCCGACGCATCCTATCCCACGTATTGTATTTGTTCGCCCATTTAAACTCCCCATACATACCCGTTAGTCTCCGGACGTTATTCCTTTCATCTTCTACCCGTACATCGATAAACATAGGATCAAGTTCTAATCGATGAATCTTGATTTCTTTCTTCCAAAACAGCAGCAGTCCTCCCTTCCTACTATCTACAAAACAGACCATCTTTTGGTCCATCTTCAGTCTCCTCCTCAGGCACTCGGCCGGATAACTTTCTAAGTATGTCTCCGATAAAAACATCACATCTGGGCTGCAGCTTCGCTGGACATCCAGCAAAGCACGAATTGCCGGGGCATTCCCAAGTCCCCGGCAGTTTCAGCATAAGAGTTTCATTGCGCCCGGTGGTCCCCTTCACGAGGGGCCGCCGATCTATTATTTTCTGtttcttcttcatcttcatccACATTGTTCAGGGCTTCACCATTCTCACCTCTAAACTTCTTCCTATTTGCATTCTTTTGCGGAGTGTTCGTTTGGTTCGAAGAGCTGCCCAGGAGTTCATCCTCTCCCTCAAAGCGATCCACTAAATTTGCCACCACTGATTTTCCTGTTTTACTAGCTGTGATAATGGCCAAGTTCTTCTCTGTCCCCGCTGCATGTGAGTCTATAATTATTCCATTTCCCACCGAGTTCCCAGCAGCTGCCATGTCTTCCACATGATCCTCTCTTTTGTCGCTTGATTCAACATGGCCCGCAACAATCATGTCATTATCAACCTTATCCTCCGTATTGTTAGCCACACTATCATCGGTAGACCTTTTACCTAGGACCCCGATTGCACCCCTCATTCTCACATCCTGTCCAGACACTGTATTGCTGGGGGGTGCCCCATTCCCATCTCCATTGATGTTGTTTCTCCCTGCTGGCTGATACAACGCATTAAACCGCCAGCTCTCCATATCCATGGCATTTGGGGGTGCCTGCATATTGCGTCCTCGCCCCCTGCCTACACCCCTACCATAACCTCTAGCTCCTTCATCAGCAGCAGTATTCATATCACTTCGTCGACCTCCACTCCCTCGGCCTCCACGGccacctcctcttcctctccttggTGCTAATATGAAACTCCCCCATTCAAATTTTGTTACATCATGTTTTCCAGCGCCACACTCTTCATGCCAGTGCCCCATCAACCCACACGCATTACAAAAAGTTGGGAGTTTCTCGAATTTGACCAAGTACTTCTCAGTTTCTCCTGCTCTTGTTATCCCAACAGCTCTTGTTAGTTTCTTATTCACATCCAGCTTCACCCTGATTCTGATGAATTCACCTATGAAGCCGTTCGGTAAGGTTACTTGGACCTCCTGAACTTCTCCAATTCTCTTAGCTAGATTCTCTAGGGCATGCGTACTCTTTAACACTCCATCAGGTAACTTATGGATTTGACACCACGTCTCCAACCTATCCAACCTCACCTTCTCCGGGTTTGAGAATCCATCATATTCAGCAAGCAGCAATGCCATCCCATTGAAGTCCCAAGGACCCTGATGCATCGCTTTATTCCAATCCGCTAAGCAGTTAAATTGGATCGAAAATAAATTAGCACTGATTCTCCTCCAAACTACCTGTTGTGCCGGGTTCCAGGCTGCCTTCATATCCGCAATCAACGCACTCTGGCTAAAGCTTTTTGTTGTCAGCAGTCGCCCTAGGGCTAGCCACTTTGGTTTGATTTCATCCACATCAACCTCATCTTCCCAGACTAGATCATCTATTTCCCCGTCTTGAAGATTCAACCTCTCCAAGAGTTTTGCCGCTTCCTCTGATCTCCGATCTCCTGACCCACTGCTATCACCTGTTTCCGCCATAGCAATTGTCGGCGAGGCTCCGGAACAGAACCCTAATCCACGAACCCCCTACTCCCAACAACAGGTGCGAGGGAGAGTAGGAGGAGGCAGAGAGGGATAAGATTCTGAATTGCGGGATCAACCCGTCGATGATGGGAACTCACGGCGGCGGCGCCACCGGAGGACCGGAGAACCCTAGTCGCGGGACCTACGGAAAAAACCTTCCCCTCGCGTCTCCTATTCATTCTTCACATGTACGCGCAGGAAGGAATACTAGTACTAGCTGTTTGTTATGAAGAAGACTCTGCCCGCAAAAAATAACAATACTGTGGCTCCATGTACTACAACACCACCGCGCAGCTACTACAAGAAGTTTTATGGCACACACATCTCACCGCTGCGCAGACCGCTTGTTCCAAGTTCCAACAAAAGAGCTCGGGCTCAGCCTCAGCTTAGGACTGAGCACACCCGCGCAAAACGATGAACCCTCCGCCGCCAACCCAATGCTCCAGCTCTCCGTCCCCGCGCGCCACCGTCGAGGGCGCCCATTATTCCTCGCCGGACCCAAGGCGCTCCTCCACCGCCGCGGGCACGCCCCCGCGTGGCGCCAGCGACGACGCGTGCGTCGCCATCAGTGACGTCGACGCCTTCGCGCGCACCATCGCCGCCATCCGGTCCAAGccccaggcggcggcggcggcctcgccCTCCTCTGACCACCTCGCCTCCGTGCTGTCCCACTACGCGGCCAGGTGGCTCCCGGACGTTGCCGCCTCGTCCCCCTCGGGGCGCTTCCAGCTGCCCCCGGAGAGCCCCACCGCCACGTGGCTCAAGAAGCGGCTCCTGCTCGAGTCCCTCGTCGCCGCGCtcccgcccgacgacgccgccggCGAAGACAGGGACGACGGCATTGCGTGCGACTTCCTCCTCCGCCTGCTCCGCGCTGGGAGCATGGTGGGCGCCGACGCGGCGCTGCTGGGAGACCTCGAGGCCCGCGCGGCGCGGCGTCTCGACCAGGCGTCGCTCGGCGCCGTCATGATCCCAGCGTTCGGCCTGCAGGGGGTTACCCGCGATCGCCACCACCCTACAACGTcgacgacgacgcgcccgccGTGCGCGACGCTGCTGGACGTGCCCCTCGTGCTTCGTCTGGTGCGTGGGTTCCTGCGGGAGGGCgccaaggcgggcggcggcggcgcggcggccgcCAGGGTGGCGAAGCTGGTAGACGCGTACCTCTCCGAGGCGGCGCTGGAGGCCGGGCTGCGGCCGGCGGAGTTCGAGGAGCTCGCGCGCGCCGTGCCGGCGTACGCCCGCGCCGCCGACGACGGACTGTACCGCGCCGTGGACACCTACCTGAAGGTAAGTGCGGCGTCTCCGCTCGGTTAAACATGTTTATGCTGTGTCTTGTTAGTTAATCTCGACCGTACATCGTCATGGCAGTGATGCCATCATGCCTCCTATTAGAAAAAAAACGGTCTCGCGCCATGCTCTTCAGCCTGCACGCGTGCCATTGATCTTTAGAACTTTCAGCAGAAATGGAATCATTGACGTGTTGATAAAAAAGTAAGCAGCACTACAACGTTGCTGCCAATCTAATATACTAGTACTGCACTCCCTCGATTTTTTCACAGTATATTTGCTCAAAGTTGAGATAGTACGTGAACTATCTCAATAAACAAGGTAATACGTACTCCAAAGGGAATATATAACGCACAGAAATGGAGTACTATATTTGTTCTCAGTAAGCAAACTCCAAAGAGAATCTATGAGTACCGAGATCCCCAACAAACCGCCAACAAAGCATATTATCTGACAATCTCAATTAAACTAGTATCTCCTCTCCACTTGGGATCTACTAATAGTCGCTACTATCAAAAATTGGCTCTAATGTTTTGACATGCCAATAATTGGTAGTAATACCAGAACTTGTGAGTAACAGTAGTTGACAACTTTTTTAGAGGTTGATATGGCCATTTGGTATCCAGCCAATTGCTAGTCAATTTGTTGCTACTCAAGGCGCGACGTCAAAACTCGAGCATTGCACTGTAGTCAGTGTAGCTGATGCCTGATGCCTGATGCTGATGGTGATGCAAATCATTCGAGCATGGCATGGCATGCATATGTGTATGCAAGTTCTGTGGTTCCCTTTTCCACCAGCCAGCCGTTGGCTTTTGTCGATGTGATATGCCGAAAAGGCAACTCCAATAGGACAGTCTCTCACAGGGCGTGCACGTGGTTCCATGCATGGGAGCTGTATACGTTGGCCGATGTGACTGTGTTGGACGCATGCATGCTACGCTCGAGGTAAAGGAAAAATGTAAGGCTGGAAGTACACCCATGTTTCTGTGCGTTTGACCACAGTAATTCAGGTTGGACCGTATCATACGCACATGACCGTATTATTCATTCGGCATCGGTCGTAGTACTAGTAATACGCATGCTTTGAGCTTTAATCTCAGAGCCTGTTCGACAAAGCATGCACGAGTTCCTCACAGTACTAGAATTTTGTTCTAGTCATGCCACTGGCATCTTTAGATCCAAGAATTTTCATACAAAAATTAATATTTTAATACATTCTTTTACCATGAAATCTCTTTGATCATACAAAGAAAACCACTATGTTTTGCACCAAAATCCTTTAGCTTCTTATATAAAAGGTGGGTTATAATTTTTCATTTCTAAATAGTGTACAACACCCTAGTTCCCCACCCGTTCCTGTGGGATCCTTCTCTTCGCTTGTCCTTTGCAGGATGAGATTAGGGTCCACCCGCCCAGATCTCCCGTTTGTACATCTCCAACAATGCACAGTCTACTCACACCAGAAAGAAAGTAAAGAAATATCTTGGTTTTCGGACTCGCGTGAGCTGCTTGGCGAGAGCTGGGTTTCACAATGATTTTTATTATCTGCCCTTGCACATGGATGAAGAGACCTGAGTATGTTGGTGATAGttcctcctttccggtttataaggttcaattcaaaaatttcaccaaCCAAGATAGATGATAAGTGATGGAATATTTTTTATAGTTTGCAAAAGCActcaattaatgctcttgtttttcctaaaaaaggtatgtttaccaatgcattatttataatgcatgcatgcataaattatatgcattggttaattttatcttaatacttgcatgcaataatttaatgcactttgaaatctgaacatgtgatgagaaacaaccaaattgagccttataaaatggaaaaactaaaattttgagataagccctataaactcgaaaggagggagtagtacacaAGTTGCGCTCGGGGTTCGGTCCGTGCCGTTGATTCTGATGGCTGTGAGACATGCGACGTGCAGGCGCACCCGCACGCCAGCAAGGAGGAGCGCCGGTCGCTGTGCCGGCTGATCGACGCGCGCAAGCTGTCGACAGAGGCGGCGGCGCACGCCGTGCAGAACGACCGCCTTCCGGTGCGCTGCGTGGTCCAGGTGCTCTTCTCCGAGCACGGCAGCAAGCTCAGCCGCCTCGCCGACTGGAGCGGCTCCTTCCGCTCCCTGCAGAACAGGAGCCCCGGCGCCCTTGACCTCACCtcgtcgtccgccgccgccgcccggtgccCCTCCAAGCGCGAGGTCGTCTCGCAGCACCACGAGCTCCGTCGCCTCCGCGAGGACGTCTCTCGGCTCCAGGTTTGTGTGCATCCGCATGCTGAGCATTAATTCAGTGATCGGTCGACGTTGCTCACGTCTCGATGTGTGCGTGCAGGTGCAATGCCACGCGCTGCAGGCGCAGGTGGAGCGGCTGGGCTCCGacaggcggcggcgggggctgTTTAAGTGGGGAGCGTTCCTgttcggtggcggcggcggcgcggacgcGGCGAGGGTGGACGACTCCGACAGCGGCATGGAAAGGACGCCGCTCAGCGGGTCCAAGAAGGCCCGCGCTGCCGCAGCCGCCGCGTTGACGCCCGCGACGGGCACGCCCACGGTGGCGAGGTGGCGCAGGTCGCACTCGTGAATCCGACTGGCACCAGCAGAAAAGTTACGTGCCCGTGCCGGCCATCTGGTCAAGCGAAAATGTTTGTATGGACTGGTTTTGTTTGGTTTGGAATCTTAACGACACTTGTGCCGTTTTAGCTCGATCCTAGCTGTAAACTAACGCTGCGCTTGCCGTCAGAGGGGTCGTTGCAGCAGTCTTGCTAAGTCTCCGCAGATATTATATTCGTGAGATTTTATATTGAGATTCGCGTAAAATtttcttttcaattttttcttCTCTATTGCATGTTATATCAGTTGAGTGGGACTTGGTTAAATCTCAGTCTAATGAGATCCAGCCACACCTTTACTGTAATCCAATCTTTCAACAATCAGGCTTTGGTAATTTTTCTGCTCGGCTAACCTATGCTTTTTTAGGATGCAAAATAGCAATCAGTCATCCGAGCGGGCATTAGTTTTTTTAGGCAAAAGAGCCGAATTTAGTGCATTCTGCAAACTTACGCACACTACATGATGAGCCAGCCCATGTAGCATCGTTCTTTTCCGAATCGCTCTCCCAGCCGGTTTGTGAAGCTTCTCGAAGCTTCCAACCGGTTTTTTATGTTTTCTGTGGGTTTTTTTTTTCTTCACTTCTATTTTATTGTATTTTATTTCTTTCGTTTTCAGAAtgcatgaactttttttaaaattattgAACCATTTAAGATTATTgcattttttcaaaatcaatgaccttttccaaatttgtgaactttATTCAAACTTTTCTGTCGCGTGTGACTGGCCGGCCCATGACAGAGGGTGTGTGGGCGCCAGTTTGCTTTGCCAACGCATGAAGCATTGTATAGGATTTTGATCGCACTAGATGGATGAAGGGGGAGCTTCGTACGCTACATTACGCCACATTGTAGTGCGCCGTACAGGGGGGCAGAACCAGACTGGGTCCGGCCATTCGCATGCGAGCGCGACGTTGTAGTGCAACTAAAAAAATTGAGAGCTCCTTCCCCGCACCTTAAGCGCCAAGGAGAGTAGGCAGTGCCCACCCACCACCCCTCATGGGTCATCCCAAGAAATGAGGCGATTGTGGTTTGGGGAGTCATTGGTTTTCTCATGCGTGCTCGCGGTTGACCTGCCCGGTTGACCGTTGACTTTTTGAGAAAAATTTAAAAGGGAActaaaaatcataaaaaataaaAAGTTCACCGAATAAGAAGAAATACCACTATTTGAAAAAACCAAATATGAAAAACGCACGtggatttttgaaaaaaattcactGACTTTTAAAAAAATGCCGATTGAAAAATAAGCTCCGGATTTGATAAAAGGTTCATGGATTTAGTTAAACTTCATCAGTTTTGATAAAAAAAGTTCCTGAATTTGGAAAAAAGTTGCATATTAAAAAAAGATTCACAGatattcaaaaaaatgtttgcaaaCTTGAAAAACAAATGTTCATCGATATTGGAAAAAAAATCATGGATTTAAAAAAAGTTAAATGAATTTGGAAAAAACTTACTAATTTGATTTTTTATTGAATTTGGAAAACAAAAGTTAGCGGATTTGAAAAGGTTCGAGAATTTGAAATAAAATCACGTGCTTTGAAAAAAAAGGGCGCGTGAATTTGAAAAAGATTCACGCatataaaaaaacaaaaataaaactaaaactaaacaaAAACCAGGAAGCAATCCGATTGGGAGCTTCGAGAAGCTTCCCAAACCAGCCTGGGAAGCTTCACAAAACCGGGGAAGGAAATTTCCCTCTCGTGTGCTCGAGTGCTTCGATGGCAGGCGCATTAAGAGTCGTAGGGAGGGAGGGGTGTGTGCACTGGTTTGCACGCTAGCCTATATTGGGCGCTTAAGGCGCCAAATAGGCGATTGCTTAGAAATACCCAAAAATTGCAAAGCAACTGCATGTTATTGTGTGCATTTTGTTTATTCGATTTACATGGTTAGGATTATACAATTTTATCTGTTTAGAAGGTATTAATACTTTGGTAAATGGAATATGAAGTTAAGATATGGTTCGGTTTCGGTATATACTGAGATATTTCAGTATGGTTTTTGTGTAGACCATAATAACTAAACTTTTACGCGAATATAAAAGGAAAATAATGATAATTTACAAAAGTATGACTCAAAAGACATACttttttattatatatatatatatataggacaacAGTTTGGGGCACCTAGGTGTCCAGGCTCCTTGCCTTTCCACCACTCGATCGCATTTAGATGTGTGTTGTTGTAACGGGTAttgttgttaacgggttattccATTACAAATTTCCGATCAAATTAATTGTGGCATAAATACTTATTGAATGCCATAAAtataccccgcaaaaaaaagaatgCCATAAATATGACTCCATGCACCATACATGGCAAGAGTCCTTTCGTGGGAAAGAAAAAAGTAGCATGCATGGCAACATTGCATGTTGATAGACATAACAGGAGATAGAAATTAGAAATTAATGTGATACTCCGTAGGAATGTAGGAAAAACTATTCGTAGTTAGTACGGTATGCACGATTCATATTTTGACTGAATTACCAAAATGTACACAAGCATATCTTAAGTATGTGTATATTTTTATTGGATGAATACCCGGGTATGTGTACATTTTGATTAGGTATAACACCCATACATGAATATTTTCGTTAGGTATAATACTCAACTGCATGCTTCAAATATCTATGGATACACAAAATTGAAAGTACTTGATATTTTTTAGGTATGCGCGTACTCATCGTATTTTCCTATAACTACATACCCCGATATGAAATGCATAAGTACATACCCCAAAAATACGTAGGTATTATATCTACTTATTTTTGAAGTACATAGGCGCAAATAATTGTATATGATACCCAATAATTGGTATCGTCTAATAATATTTACCCAACACATAAATATTTTCATTAGGTATACCAACACCCATAAATATTTTCATTAGGTATAATACCCAACAATTGGTATAATACCCACCAACTGGTATATTATCATTAGGTATATTCCGGAATATTATTGTTAGGTATAATACCACGAGTACGTGTGTATTTTTTGTTACATAAAATATTTTAGGTATGTGTATATTTTTATTAAGTATAATACCAACACCAACTTGTACATATTTTAATTAGATACCCATCAACTGGTATCACGGTCTAATAATATATACACATGGGTATCAGGTATGTGTGTATGAACAAATATTTTTATTACGTAAAAGGAAATTAGGAACACGTACATGTACATGTCTTAAGTTCAAGTAGAAAAAATGATTCAAAATTGAACGTAGATGATCAGATGGTTGCCGAATCTAATTTATTTGAATTGTATGCGTAGAAAGTGTCACTGTAGAAAGAATGCGAGTAAACTAGGAAAAAAAATCAAACGCTTAATGCTATCTCATATATATGGAAAGTCTTGCATGGAGTAAATTAGGAAACAAATCAATAATGATGCACGTCACTTACATCCAAATGCTTAACGGGTTGACCCAAACAAGGTGCCCAGGCACCTAGGTGCCccacttatatatatatatatatatatatatatatatatatatatatatatatatatatagtgttactattcatcacccatggtgcagaataagttatttttcacccgaggtaatcttacaaTCATTTCATAAATAAATTGCTTTTGAAATACAAATTACATTCATATTGATTTACTGCATAAAATTTGGCATAACAAAAAATATATAGGTCAAAAATTGTATTTTATGTACATTTTACATTTGTAATTTTATGTAACATTAAAAAAATTATGACGATTATAGATTTTCTTACGTTCTCTTTTTATGTCTAAAATAAAACAAAATTTACGAAACGTAAAATTACGGTGCATAGATGTTAAAATAGAGGTGGGTGAGGAATAACTATTTCTcgcccatatatatatatatatatatatatatagggattgactattcgtcatcctgggtgaggaatagttattcttcaccccctctaTTTTACCACCAATGCACTGTAATTTTACATTCCGTAAGTTTTGTCTTATTTCTGACATAAAAAGATATCGTAAGACAATATATAATCGTTGTAAAAAATATTTTACGTTATGCAAAATTACAAATGTAAAAACATAGCGTAAAATATACATAAACTCCAAATTTTCTTGTCTTatgacctatatttttattttttataccAAATTTTACATGGTGAATCAACATGAATATAATTATTTGAATTCCAAATGTAATTATATAGGGAAAATCCATCCTACCATCCggtggtagttaccccacatgtctcatatactaccatatggtactatatatactattttattattttaaatatgttcatatactatatctaagctatttcaaagcaagttacatgaaaaaattgcatatgagcccatagtttttgttatatttatgaaatacatacatatttgtacgtaaaaaagagcatactcaaaaatggtacatactacctaaaaattagtatatatactacttaatcatttttatatactacatactacacaTACATACTCTCGATTTCGacagatactacatacaacatacaaaacgcAAGTGGTGGTAAATACCACTGATTGTAGGAAACATTTGTcacatatatatatgtatgtatgtgtgtgtgtgtgtgtgtgtgttcattTCACAAAAAAATTATAAGTATATATGCATACATGGATTCATGCTTAGTAGGGGATCTTGCTGCATACATGGTAAAAAAAATTAAGTATATATGCATACACTTCAGGTATGGACGTGCTTACCATTTCTTTTAAGAGAAAAATGACTATGTTACAAGAAAAATGTACGTGCTTAGTACGGGATCTTGCTGCCGCACAACTTTTGATTTTTCAGTATATACCGTAAAACCCGAAATCAAAAAGGTATGGAAAGTTCATAACATTCATACCAGAAACCATAAAAACCCTAAAATTGGTTCGCTTCGGTTTATTTTTTGTATCTTTTTTATTTCGGTTT is drawn from Aegilops tauschii subsp. strangulata cultivar AL8/78 chromosome 1, Aet v6.0, whole genome shotgun sequence and contains these coding sequences:
- the LOC109774244 gene encoding coleoptile phototropism protein 1, whose protein sequence is MNPPPPTQCSSSPSPRATVEGAHYSSPDPRRSSTAAGTPPRGASDDACVAISDVDAFARTIAAIRSKPQAAAAASPSSDHLASVLSHYAARWLPDVAASSPSGRFQLPPESPTATWLKKRLLLESLVAALPPDDAAGEDRDDGIACDFLLRLLRAGSMVGADAALLGDLEARAARRLDQASLGAVMIPAFGLQGVTRDRHHPTTSTTTRPPCATLLDVPLVLRLVRGFLREGAKAGGGGAAAARVAKLVDAYLSEAALEAGLRPAEFEELARAVPAYARAADDGLYRAVDTYLKAHPHASKEERRSLCRLIDARKLSTEAAAHAVQNDRLPVRCVVQVLFSEHGSKLSRLADWSGSFRSLQNRSPGALDLTSSSAAAARCPSKREVVSQHHELRRLREDVSRLQVQCHALQAQVERLGSDRRRRGLFKWGAFLFGGGGGADAARVDDSDSGMERTPLSGSKKARAAAAAALTPATGTPTVARWRRSHS